The genomic region TATCCAGGATCTCATGGATAGTACAAGCTTCATTGTAAGCAGGAATGATTATCGACAATTTTTGGACTTTCATAGGTTTTTTGCTGATTACATTCATCTTTTCTCAAAGGCATCAACTGTTAATTCATCTATATAACAGGGCGATTTTCCCCGGTACCAGATATAAACTTCAAGCATATCACGAGTAGAGCGTACTTCAGGTGTGAGATAATCAAAAGAAAGCCGGTTCCACTGGCCTGGTTTTGCGTCGATGTTGAAATCCTGAAATCTAAAAGCCCGGTATTTGTATATCTTACCTTTATGTTTAAAATCCATCACCAGGAGCGCTTGATTCAGATCATTGATATCTGTCGGATAAATATAAATCCCGGCCCTGATCCAGGCATGATCCTTAGAAGTTATATCCTTGTAAGGCATTCTAAATACAGGCGACCAGATATTCGCACTGTCCAGTTTAAAAGCAAATTTCCCCCTGTAAACTATACTGTCTTCAAGGTTTTTCTGATACTTGCTTTCCAAATCTTCATAACCCATAACCGATAAATTCTTCTTTTGATATTTTTCCTCCACAGTGAATGATTCTTTACTGACATCACCCCTGCTGACCAGCAGAAGTTCCCGGTCAGCATCTGTTACCCTTAATTTAAAGAAAGTGTTCAGATAATACTCCCTGGTCATCCGCGACCCGTCAATAACCCCTTTGAAAGTCTGATAGGTTTTAAAAAGGTTGAGAACGAGTACAAGAAATAACAGGAACAAAATAGCGTATTTCTGCATTTTTTTATATTGAAATACGGAACTGACAAAGTAGCCTAATGGAATGGCCAGAACGGCATGTAATTCGATGAATGCCCTCCATCCAAAGCTTATCAGTGAAGAGTAGGATGCAATGAGGTATAAATTGGCAAGGAAAAATACCAAAATAGCCAGGAAGATTTTACGATTGGATCTGAAAAGCTGGATAAAGCCTATCGTAGCAAAGATCATCATCGTGCTGTACAGGTAAAATCCTTTTCTGAAGCCAAACAGTACATAAATAAACCTGGGATTGAAAATATCCAGTCCGGATTGTGCATCGTCATAAGCATTGTATATGAATTCCCCCGCATTAACTTTCCAGTAAAGAATTTGAGGAAGAACAGACAATGCAGCCGCAATGATAAGCACCAGGACATCACGATGATGTCTTTTCAGCAGATTTATTTTTTCCTTTACAGCAGAAAGATTATCAATTCCCCATAATAACGGAATAAGGATAGCCAGCAGGCCGGAAGCCCTGCTAATAGCTGTCAGTCCAGTGATAAATCCTATGCAGGCTGCGGTTATCAGCCGTGGAGAGGTGTGCCAGCGAATGGTAAAATATAACAATGCCGTTACCAGGGTAAAAATATAGACATGCGGCGCATCATTACCAATGGTTATAAAGAAGAACAGGTTACTGCCAATGAAAAGCAAGATCATTGTAATGGCAACAATTTTATCACTGAAAAATTCAAGCAGCACCTTCCTCATAAACCAGACTCCCAGCAGTGTATAGAAGATACCGCTTATAATAATTGCCCATTGATATGGCAGGGAAAAGCCATCTGCCGGGTACGAGGAAGAAAGGGCGTATAGATGTCCAATAAGGAAAAACGGTGCATAAAGGATGGCAATTCCCGAATAAAACCTGATCACCCAATTTCCTGCGGAAGTTTTCGAAATCTGGTAAAGTGTGCCTGATGCCTTGTATTGCTCATTAACCTGATTGACCCAGCTGATGTCATGCAGACCGGGATCGTGATGGATCACCAGGCTTGGAAGGTATAAATAATAGCCGAAAACATCGTAAGAAAGAATCCTGGTTGGATGATAAGTAAGTCTTAAGGTGCTGAAAACAATAATGATGAATATCAGCGCCCCAAAGGACATCTTATTTTTAATCTTCATACTTTCTATGAATTAGCATTTTCCTTACAAATTTGCCAAAAAAAACCGCCTGAAAAACAAATCCATGTTAAGTTGATCAGCTGATGTGCATCTTTTCAACCTTGAATGTTTCAATCTACCTGTTTCTTGCCTGTTGATAACAGATCCAGGCACAGACCATCAACCAGGATCTGATGATCTCCCTGATATGAGACATTAAGTTTAATGCGCCCGCTCTCCGGAATTAGTGTGCTTACCTGGGTAAGCAGGCACATTTCAAACCATTGCCCCGGGGGGCTCTTAAAATATGAACCATTGATGGTTAAACATCTTTTCACTTCATTCTGATTATCAAGAACTGACATGATCAGGGTTATTTTATCCGGATCCTGATCCTTTTCATATAGCACCTTGGCCCTTGCCCGGACGATCGCTTTACTTTCCCTATTTAATGAGGCCAGTTTCATATTGTCTGATTTAATAGTGACCCATTGATCCTCAGGATTTTGCGGCGGAACCTTCCTGAAAACTGCTGACATGTATTGCTGGCCCGTATGAAATTTCTTGTCAATTGCGGGAGAATTAACATCAAGCAACCTGAAGCAGGGATTATTAAGAAGCTTTTCCAGAGGAATCCTATGCTCGAATTCGCCAAAATGGGTATCCCAAACCACGATGGAGCTATCACGCAATGAAAAGTCCGGCTGATCCGGATCCGGAAAATTCTTTTGCAGTCCGCGTGAATCATATGGATCTATTTCGAGGTAATAGGCCAGTTTTGGATCAAAATAATAGAGCGGATACCGGTCAAGGCCTTCCGTCCTGATATCATCTGCAGTTTCTTTCATCACCTGGTCTGACCAGGAAGGCCTGGCGGGGATTTTATGCAGGGTATAAGGCACCCAAATCGTTATTAAAATAATAATGGGTGTGAAAATTGAACTGAAATATTTCCGGCGATCAAAAAAGGAATTTATCCTGTTCAGGCCGACCAGGGCCAGGAATCCACACAGGGGAAGCACACACGCCATGAATCTTGATGTGGCTAAAACGCCCATCATGCCCTGCCACCAGAGAAAACTGTGGGCCAGTATGAATCCGAACAAGGATGCCGGAATAAGATAATATTCCGTAAGCCGGGTTGTGGTAAGAGCGGGTTTCTTCTCCCGGAATAACGATATGACGAGTTGGATTATGCCGATGACTGCCAGGATTGTCAGGGGAAATCCCAGAAGTTGATGAAATCTTTCCAGGTAGTACCAGAAACTGCCGCTGCCATATAATGCAGATCCCTTTTCGCTGTATGGCATTGCATTGAAAAACCATAGCAGGTCATGATAGCGAAAAGTACCAGCCAGGCTGAAAATGACAAATCCTGCGAACAGAAAAGGAATGGCCCTGTATTTCTTGACCAGTAGAAATGCCGCCAGGAAAATCACCAGGAACATAACGCCTTCCATCCTTGCAAACGGGAGGAATGAAATGATGACGGATGAAAGGATCATTTTTCCCTTCAGGAAGAAATAAATCCCTGCCACCAGAACCAGGGCAAAGAGAATTTCAGTAAGGCTGGTAAGGATGTTGACCATATATACCGGTGCAAAAAGGGCAAAAGGAATAGCCGCCAGTGCAAAACGGTATTTAAGAAAACGTCCCATGCGAAAGATCAGCCAGGCGGTAGTAAGGGCGCACAGGATATTGAAAAAAACAGCTCCCCCCAACCCAAACTGGGCAAATGGTGAGCATAAGATCGTAAAGAGGGGTTTCCCCCAGTGGTCAAGTAAAAGACATGGATGCTGAAATGAATACCTGGCGATCAGGTAATGGTTGACAGAATCGGTTTCTCCGAAAAGTCCGTCAGATAGTAAAAAAAGGATCATTAAATAAAGACCGGAAAGAAAGAGCAGTATAATAGCCCATTGTTCCTGGCTGTATTTTCTATAAAGTTTATTCATGATAATAAACCCGTTTTACCCTTCGCGATAATCCGGCCAGCACCTCATAGGGTATGGTTTCCATTTCATTGGCAAGATCCTGCAAAGGCCTTTCCGGGCCGAAAATAATGACTTCGTCACCTTCCGCCGCGTCAATTCCCGTGATATCAAGCATGCATATATCCATACAGACATTTCCTACCAGTGGTACCAGCCTGCCTCCGACCAGCAGGTGGCCTTTCCCGTTACTCAGCCTTCGGCTGAGCCCATCGGCATAACCAATGGGAACGATAGCCAGCCTGAGTTCCTGTTCCGAACTAAAAGCCCGGTTGTACCCGATGGTTTCCCCTGCATTGATATTTTTTATCTGGGAGATGGTAGATTTCAACCGCGCCACCGACTCAAGCCTGGGCTGCTCTTCATCAAGGCTGGCAATTCCATAGAGACTGATCCCCAGCCGGACCATATTGTACTGTGCTTCCGGGTAACGTGTGATGCCTGCAGAATTCAGGATATGCATCATCACCGGGTGGCCGGTTTGTGAAATGATCCTGCGGCCCATTTTCTCGAAAACCTCTATCTGAAGTCGGGTGAATCTTTCCTCTGCCGGGTCTTCGCTGGCAGCAAGATGCGAGAACACCGATTGCAAATAGATCATCCGGTTTGCCTGGAGTTTCTCTATCAGGCCCGATATTTCATCTTCCATAAAACCCAGCCGGTGCATGCCGGAATCAAGCTTTATATGGATCTTTACCGGCTTGTCCTTTGGCAGGATATTCTTTTTTATTGCCTTTTCGAGCTTTTCCAGGATGCGGTGACTGTAAATTTCAGGCTCAAGGTTGTGCTGGATGATCGAATCAAAACTTTCCTCATCCGGGTTCATTACCATAATTGGTACAGTTATCCCGGCTTTCCTCAATTCGACCCCTTCATCGGTATAAGCTACAGCAAGGTAATCAATACGGTGGAACTGCAATGCATTGGCCACCTCAAAACTTCCGATCCCGTAGGAAAAAGCCTTGACCATCGCCATGATCTTCGTTTCAGGTTTCAGCAAAGAGCGGTAATAGTTCAGGTTATGTTCAAGGGCATTCAGGTTGATCTCCAGTACCGTTTCGTGGGTTTTCTGCTGGAGCGCCTGGCTTATCTGTTCAAATTCGAATATACGGGCCCCTTTAAGCAGGATGACTTCATTGCTGAAAGCGGCGAAGGAAAAACGCTGAAGAAATTCTTCCGTGGTCAGGTAAAAATCCTTATCCATGTTGAATTTATCGGCTTGCCTTGTTATGGCCGGGCCAATCCCGATCAGCCGGTCGATCTTTTTACTCTTAATGATCGCAGCGATCCCGCCGTAAAGCTCATCCTCATCCTTGCCGCTTTGAAGGATATCAGAGATGATAATGGTTTTCTTCATGTGATCGGCTTGCTGACGCAGAAAATCAATGGCAATGCTGAGTGAATTAATATCGGAATTGTAACTGTCGTTGATGATAGTGCAGTGATTGATCCCATCTTTAAGTTCCAGCCGCATTGCGATCGGCTGCAGGTTCTCAAACCGCTGTGCAAGCCGCTCCGGATCATATCCAAGAAGCAACATGACGGCCCAGCAATGAATCGCATTTTCTATGGAAGCATCATCGGCAAAGGGAATCCGGATCGTCAACTCTTTCCCTTTATAAACACCTTTGATGAAAGTATTCTGGGAATCATCTTTTTTGACATTCCGGATATAAAGATCAGCTTCTTGCTTGAAACTCCAGGTAAAAGATTTGATATTCTTTAAAATCCCGGAGCGGATAATTACTTCCCTGACTTCAGGGTGATCCATACAATACACCAGGGTTTCAACGTGAGTGAAAAGATTTAGTTTTTCACCGACTTTCTGCTGCAGGCTCATGAAATTCTCGCCATGCGCTTCACCGATATTTGTGAATATGCCTATGGTGGGCCTGATGATTGTCTCCAGTTTGTCCATCTCATCCGGCTCTGAAATACCGGCTTCAAAAATGGCTATTTCATAAGGGTTATCTATCTGCCAGACCGAGAGGGGCACTCCAATCTGTGAATT from Bacteroidales bacterium harbors:
- a CDS encoding DUF2029 domain-containing protein, encoding MNKLYRKYSQEQWAIILLFLSGLYLMILFLLSDGLFGETDSVNHYLIARYSFQHPCLLLDHWGKPLFTILCSPFAQFGLGGAVFFNILCALTTAWLIFRMGRFLKYRFALAAIPFALFAPVYMVNILTSLTEILFALVLVAGIYFFLKGKMILSSVIISFLPFARMEGVMFLVIFLAAFLLVKKYRAIPFLFAGFVIFSLAGTFRYHDLLWFFNAMPYSEKGSALYGSGSFWYYLERFHQLLGFPLTILAVIGIIQLVISLFREKKPALTTTRLTEYYLIPASLFGFILAHSFLWWQGMMGVLATSRFMACVLPLCGFLALVGLNRINSFFDRRKYFSSIFTPIIILITIWVPYTLHKIPARPSWSDQVMKETADDIRTEGLDRYPLYYFDPKLAYYLEIDPYDSRGLQKNFPDPDQPDFSLRDSSIVVWDTHFGEFEHRIPLEKLLNNPCFRLLDVNSPAIDKKFHTGQQYMSAVFRKVPPQNPEDQWVTIKSDNMKLASLNRESKAIVRARAKVLYEKDQDPDKITLIMSVLDNQNEVKRCLTINGSYFKSPPGQWFEMCLLTQVSTLIPESGRIKLNVSYQGDHQILVDGLCLDLLSTGKKQVD
- a CDS encoding bifunctional UDP-N-acetylmuramoyl-tripeptide:D-alanyl-D-alanine ligase/alanine racemase, translated to MEYPVSEIITIVNGKPASEPYFKRVIRDILIDSRKLISPDNCLFFALSSKRNDGHKYIPELYSRGLRDFVVTKVPSDIESYPEANFILVKSTLQALQALARVHREKFNIPVIGITGSNGKTVIKEWLYQLLSKDKKTIRSPKSYNSQIGVPLSVWQIDNPYEIAIFEAGISEPDEMDKLETIIRPTIGIFTNIGEAHGENFMSLQQKVGEKLNLFTHVETLVYCMDHPEVREVIIRSGILKNIKSFTWSFKQEADLYIRNVKKDDSQNTFIKGVYKGKELTIRIPFADDASIENAIHCWAVMLLLGYDPERLAQRFENLQPIAMRLELKDGINHCTIINDSYNSDINSLSIAIDFLRQQADHMKKTIIISDILQSGKDEDELYGGIAAIIKSKKIDRLIGIGPAITRQADKFNMDKDFYLTTEEFLQRFSFAAFSNEVILLKGARIFEFEQISQALQQKTHETVLEINLNALEHNLNYYRSLLKPETKIMAMVKAFSYGIGSFEVANALQFHRIDYLAVAYTDEGVELRKAGITVPIMVMNPDEESFDSIIQHNLEPEIYSHRILEKLEKAIKKNILPKDKPVKIHIKLDSGMHRLGFMEDEISGLIEKLQANRMIYLQSVFSHLAASEDPAEERFTRLQIEVFEKMGRRIISQTGHPVMMHILNSAGITRYPEAQYNMVRLGISLYGIASLDEEQPRLESVARLKSTISQIKNINAGETIGYNRAFSSEQELRLAIVPIGYADGLSRRLSNGKGHLLVGGRLVPLVGNVCMDICMLDITGIDAAEGDEVIIFGPERPLQDLANEMETIPYEVLAGLSRRVKRVYYHE